A part of Acropora palmata chromosome 6, jaAcrPala1.3, whole genome shotgun sequence genomic DNA contains:
- the LOC141883567 gene encoding paraspeckle component 1-like isoform X2, translated as MPSTRSRSRSPRRSSTSSYSKEKPNSRELITIKTENSDSDEKKSSSPASKNDADSSKTKTNTSSGKEEKPVEKNYRKPSESPASKSSTNWSSGSNRPKERKFSGRCRLFVGNLVSCDETELRGMFEKFGEVAEVFVNSEKGFGFVRLDTRLNAEAAKQGVDGTFRMGRTLRVRFATHASALKVLNLNPLVSNEILHQAFSQFGIVERAVVVCDDRGRSKGYGIVEFSRKNNAQTALQQVNDGLFLLGRMPCPVSVKQMEHEEDEDGITDESIKRNPDFQKERECPPHFVTPNTFEADWAQRWRALEEVEVSQREALDNQFKEAREKLESEMKQAIQEHETMLMRQELQRRQDELHRMEEKRQRDELMRQAEMRRQEERRLQEELIRREEELRHKEELFRQQQHELQRHRQEDMMWQGPGAMGGGMEWDMGRGGLGRGGAGRGMRPPGMMNPPRMGPGPGGPGMMPFRGPPPMGGPRFGAPRGPPMGPGMRPSLHW; from the exons ATGCCGTCTACTCGTTCTCGTTCGCGATCACCGAGAAGGTCTTCTACATCATCatattcaaaagaaaagcCCAACTCTCGGGAGTTAATCACcataaaaacagagaacaGTGATAGCGATGAAAAGAAGAGCAGTAGCCCAGCAAGCAAAAATGATGCGGACTCTTCCAAAACGAAAACTAACACTTCCAGCGGAAAGGAAGAGAAGCcagtagaaaaaaattatcgaaAACCCTCCGAGTCGCCTGCGTCGAAAAGTTCAACGAACTGGAGTTCTGGAAGCAACAGACCTAAAGAGAGAAAATTTTCTGGTCGCTGTCGACTCTTTGTCGGAAACTTAGTGAGCTGTGATGAGACTGAGCTTAGGGGAATGTTCGAAAAGTTCGGAGAGGTAGCCGAAGTTTTTGTCAATAGCGAGAAAGGGTTTGGCTTTGTCAGATTG gATACGCGTCTTAATGCTGAAGCTGCCAAGCAAGGTGTTGATGGGACATTTCGTATGGGAAGAACTCTAAGAGTACGTTTTGCAACACATGCATCAGCTCTGAAAGTGCTTAATCTTAACCCCTTGGTATCAAATGAAATCTTGCACCAAGCTTTCTCTCAGTTTGGCATTGTGGAAAGAGCAGTGGTGGTCTGTGATGACAGAGGGAGATCAAAAGGATATGGCATTGTAgagttttcaaggaaaaacaatGCACAAACAGCGTTGCAACAAGTGAATGATGGCTTATTCCTTCTTGGAAG AATGCCGTGTCCAGTATCTGTCAAACAGATGGAACatgaagaagatgaagatggAATCACAGATGAAAGCATCAAGCGAAATcctgattttcaaaa GGAAAGGGAATGCCCTCCACATTTTGTGACACCGAACACCTTTGAGGCAGATTGGGCTCAAAGGTGGCGTGCACTTGAAGAGGTGGAAGTCAGCCAAAGAGAAGCATTGGACAACCAGTTCAAGGAGGCGCGTGAGAAATTAGAATCTGAAATGAAACAAGCCATCCAGGAGCACGAAACTATGTTAATGAGACAAG AACTCCAGCGTCGTCAAGATGAACTGCATCGAATGGAAGAAAAGCGTCAAAGAGATGAGTTGATGAGACAAGCAGAAATGAG AAGACAAGAAGAGAGGCGTTTGCAGGAAGAATTGATCCGTAGAGAAGAGGAATTGCGTCACAAAGAGGAACTATtcagacaacaacaacatgagcTTCAGAGGCATCGCCAAGAGGATATGATGTGGCag GGACCTGGTGCAATGGGTGGTGGAATGGAATGGGACATGGGACGTGGGGGCTTAGGACGTGGAGGTGCAGGTCGTGGAATGCGTCCCCCAGGCATGATGAATCCCCCTCGTATGGGACCAGGCCCAGGAGGACCAGGAATGATGCCTTTTAGGGGCCCGCCTCCAATGGGTGGCCCACGGTTTGGGGCCCCGCGTGGACCACCAATGGGACCTGGCATGAGACCTAGTCTG CATTGGTGA
- the LOC141883567 gene encoding uncharacterized protein LOC141883567 isoform X1, which produces MPSTRSRSRSPRRSSTSSYSKEKPNSRELITIKTENSDSDEKKSSSPASKNDADSSKTKTNTSSGKEEKPVEKNYRKPSESPASKSSTNWSSGSNRPKERKFSGRCRLFVGNLVSCDETELRGMFEKFGEVAEVFVNSEKGFGFVRLDTRLNAEAAKQGVDGTFRMGRTLRVRFATHASALKVLNLNPLVSNEILHQAFSQFGIVERAVVVCDDRGRSKGYGIVEFSRKNNAQTALQQVNDGLFLLGRMPCPVSVKQMEHEEDEDGITDESIKRNPDFQKERECPPHFVTPNTFEADWAQRWRALEEVEVSQREALDNQFKEAREKLESEMKQAIQEHETMLMRQELQRRQDELHRMEEKRQRDELMRQAEMRRQEERRLQEELIRREEELRHKEELFRQQQHELQRHRQEDMMWQGPGAMGGGMEWDMGRGGLGRGGAGRGMRPPGMMNPPRMGPGPGGPGMMPFRGPPPMGGPRFGAPRGPPMGPGMRPSLRPRFENKREYSRERADEDRLAARSRQPPGREHGDAKRFRH; this is translated from the exons ATGCCGTCTACTCGTTCTCGTTCGCGATCACCGAGAAGGTCTTCTACATCATCatattcaaaagaaaagcCCAACTCTCGGGAGTTAATCACcataaaaacagagaacaGTGATAGCGATGAAAAGAAGAGCAGTAGCCCAGCAAGCAAAAATGATGCGGACTCTTCCAAAACGAAAACTAACACTTCCAGCGGAAAGGAAGAGAAGCcagtagaaaaaaattatcgaaAACCCTCCGAGTCGCCTGCGTCGAAAAGTTCAACGAACTGGAGTTCTGGAAGCAACAGACCTAAAGAGAGAAAATTTTCTGGTCGCTGTCGACTCTTTGTCGGAAACTTAGTGAGCTGTGATGAGACTGAGCTTAGGGGAATGTTCGAAAAGTTCGGAGAGGTAGCCGAAGTTTTTGTCAATAGCGAGAAAGGGTTTGGCTTTGTCAGATTG gATACGCGTCTTAATGCTGAAGCTGCCAAGCAAGGTGTTGATGGGACATTTCGTATGGGAAGAACTCTAAGAGTACGTTTTGCAACACATGCATCAGCTCTGAAAGTGCTTAATCTTAACCCCTTGGTATCAAATGAAATCTTGCACCAAGCTTTCTCTCAGTTTGGCATTGTGGAAAGAGCAGTGGTGGTCTGTGATGACAGAGGGAGATCAAAAGGATATGGCATTGTAgagttttcaaggaaaaacaatGCACAAACAGCGTTGCAACAAGTGAATGATGGCTTATTCCTTCTTGGAAG AATGCCGTGTCCAGTATCTGTCAAACAGATGGAACatgaagaagatgaagatggAATCACAGATGAAAGCATCAAGCGAAATcctgattttcaaaa GGAAAGGGAATGCCCTCCACATTTTGTGACACCGAACACCTTTGAGGCAGATTGGGCTCAAAGGTGGCGTGCACTTGAAGAGGTGGAAGTCAGCCAAAGAGAAGCATTGGACAACCAGTTCAAGGAGGCGCGTGAGAAATTAGAATCTGAAATGAAACAAGCCATCCAGGAGCACGAAACTATGTTAATGAGACAAG AACTCCAGCGTCGTCAAGATGAACTGCATCGAATGGAAGAAAAGCGTCAAAGAGATGAGTTGATGAGACAAGCAGAAATGAG AAGACAAGAAGAGAGGCGTTTGCAGGAAGAATTGATCCGTAGAGAAGAGGAATTGCGTCACAAAGAGGAACTATtcagacaacaacaacatgagcTTCAGAGGCATCGCCAAGAGGATATGATGTGGCag GGACCTGGTGCAATGGGTGGTGGAATGGAATGGGACATGGGACGTGGGGGCTTAGGACGTGGAGGTGCAGGTCGTGGAATGCGTCCCCCAGGCATGATGAATCCCCCTCGTATGGGACCAGGCCCAGGAGGACCAGGAATGATGCCTTTTAGGGGCCCGCCTCCAATGGGTGGCCCACGGTTTGGGGCCCCGCGTGGACCACCAATGGGACCTGGCATGAGACCTAGTCTG AGGCCaaggtttgaaaataaaagggaATATAGCCGTGAGAGGGCAGATGAGGATCGTCTTGCTGCCCGCTCTCGACAACCGCCGGGAAGAGAACATGGTGATGCCAAGCGGTTCCGTCATTGA
- the LOC141883563 gene encoding U3 small nucleolar RNA-associated protein 14 homolog A-like isoform X2, protein MATSIALKIAPVVNSGDNVEPENYLESASEDEDSEDEKKHEKLLKDISSLGSVTKKRRLPERSEPSRKVSEFHLSAVKENEEQVGLSDLIGSLSNTDENRILKKKLDGMQKHSDTLDVPLPTPESQKIQRIIAFGQAKRDVCKWGPIVKKNREAEHLSFPLQQYTPPVPTLKRLGVNFKPRTPLEEEVAAVLSGSSHVLERDDKELTADEEKALQAMDLEEARERRKELQKFRVLQSYYEAKCRRIKRIKSKNYRRVRRRAEMRAGAKLIAEGEDVGDDEEADKVLEKAERMRIQERATLKHRNMSKWSRYLINKAKDSSQAKKLLQEELRFSRKLTEKRKPLPSETESDEEISETPAGATEEREGGKDDAPDKYGGLLTSKDNPWRLETAGSRPQPEAASSGVEHDSTARLHRLKEVKSEVANDNEDDDSGDDSEEMQSEDEFEVEMIKPTEKGRKKSGKEDGAVGIKRKSDIKSRKAGEKAKKRKKVTVKKIDKINGLAKESVDDEVGGCQTSAGEEVALLKRKRNKVEKKNLREKSKDQRNKKLVEKNISAKGTMDKAFGKSNLNQNGDANSCYGGKVESSKTVRSAANDIRVDPKKIFRIEDHGNEADETEGDSLQQRRIDIQRAFANDDVLEEFVKNKCDAEKAHQSEDIDMTLPGWGSWAGAGIAPSKGKKKFIKKADPAPPRKDRDLAHVIINEDKSKLLAQNQVTVVPYPYTHHVQFERSIRNPVGKHWNTSTAVEQLTKPRVSSMIGTIIDPIKVPKEIKNKKVEDKREKKKKQGTESSGIIIHN, encoded by the exons ATGGCGACCTCGATTGCCCTGAA GATTGCACCTGTGGTGAACAGCGGTGATAATGTTGAACCCGAAAATTACCTTGAAAGCGCCAGCGAAGACGAG GACAGTGAAGATgagaaaaaacatgaaaaactcCTTAAGGATATCTCTTCTTTGGGATCTGTCACTAAGAAAAG ACGTTTGCCTGAAAGATCAGAACCAAGCAGGAAAGTGTCAGAATTTCATTTAAGTGCTGTGAAAG AGAATGAGGAGCAAGTTGGGTTGAGTGATCTTATTGGGTCATTAAGTAATACCGATGAAAATAGAATTCTCAAGAAAAAGTTG GATGGCATGCAGAAACATTCAGACACACTTGATGTCCCTTTGCCAACACCTGAAAGTCAGAAG ATTCAGCGTATCATTGCTTTTGGACAAGCTAAAAGAGATGTGTGCAAGTGGGGACCAAttgtaaagaaaaacagaGAG gctgaACATCTTTCATTCCCCCTGCAACAATACACGCCCCCTGTGCCAACTCTCAAAAGACTTGGAGTCAATTTCAAG CCCCGTACTCCGTTAGAGGAGGAAGTTGCTGCAGTGCTCAGTGGGAGTTCGCATGTTCTAGAACGTGACGATAAAGAGCTTACTGCAGATGAAGAGAAGGCTTTGCAGGCCATGGATTTGGAGGAG GCAAGGGAACGAAGAAAAGAGCTTCAGAAGTTCAGAGTGTTGCAGTCTTATTATGAAGCCAAATGCAGAAGGATAAAGAGAATCAAAAGCAAGAA TTATCGTCGGGTGAGAAGAAGAGCTGAAATGCGCGCAGGTGCAAAGTTGATTGCGGAGGGTGAGGATGTTGGCGATGATGAAGAAGCCGATAAAGTACTGGAAAAAGCTGAAAGAATGAGAATTCAG GAACGCGCTACATTAAAGCACAGGAACATGTCAAAATGGTCCAGATATTTGATAAACAAGGCAAAAGACAGCTCTCAG GCCAAAAAATTGCTTCAGGAGGAGCTTCGTTTCAGCCGCAAACTGACAGAGAAGAGAAAACCATTACCATCAGAAACAGAAAGCGATGAAGAGATTTCGGAGACTCCAGCAGGTGCAACTGAAGAACGAGAAGGTGGCAAAGATGATGCACCTGATAAATATGGCGGTCTCTTAACCTCGAAAGATAACCCATGGAGACTGGAAACTGCAGGCTCCAGGCCGCAGCCAGAAGCTGCATCATCTGGCGTGGAGCATG aTTCTACAGCGAGGCTTCACAGACTTAAAGAAGTCAAGAGTGAGGTAGCGAACGATAATGAGGACGACGATTCTGGAGATGATAGCGAAGAAATGCAGAGCGAGGACGAATTTGAAGTGGAAATGATAAAACCAacagaaaaaggaaggaaaaagtCCGGCAAAGAGGACGGTGCAGTGGGTATAAAGCGGAAATCTGACATCAAATCAAGAAAAGCAGGTGAGAAGgcaaagaagaggaagaaagtCACGGTCAAGAAAATTGATAAAATCAATGGGCTTGCTAAAGAGAGCGTCGACGATGAGGTAGGTGGTTGTCAGACTTCCGCTGGAGAGGAAGTTGCTCTGCTtaaaaggaagagaaacaaagtggaaaagaaaaacttgagAGAGAAATCGAAGGAtcaaaggaataaaaaattggttgaaaagaatatttcagctAAGGGCACAATGGATAAAGCTTTTGGAAAGAGTAACTTGAACCAAAACGGAGACGCAAACAGCTGTTATGGAGGGAAAGTAGAGAGTTCGAAAACTGTGAGAAGTGCAGCCAACGACATTCGCGTAGATCCAAAGAAAATATTCCGAATTGAAGATCACGGAAACGAAGCAGACGAGACTGAAGGTGATTCCCTCCAACAGAGGCGCATAGATATTCAGCGGGCGTTCGCTAATGACGATGTCTTGGAGGaatttgtgaaaaataagTGTGATGCTGAAAAAGCGCACCAATCAGAGGATATTGATATGACTCTCCCTGGCTGGGGTTCCTGGGCGGGCGCGGGTATTGCGCCTTCGAAGGggaaaaagaagtttatcaaGAAAGCAGACCCTGCCCCACCCCGAAAGGACAGAGATTTGGCTCATGTCATTATCAACGAGGACAAAAGCAAGTTGCTTGCCCAAAACCAG GTTACAGTGGTTCCATATCCATACACCCATCACGTGCAATTTGAACGGAGCATACGCAATCCCGTGGGAAAACACTGGAATACGAGCACTGCCGTCGAGCAACTCACCAAACCTCGTGTGTCCTCCATGATTGGAACGATTATAGATCCCATTAAAGTCccaaaagaaatcaaaaataaaaaggtcgaagacaaaagagagaagaagaagaagcaaggAACGGAGTCGTCTGGAATTATAATTCACAACTGA
- the LOC141883563 gene encoding U3 small nucleolar RNA-associated protein 14 homolog A-like isoform X1, whose protein sequence is MATSIALKIAPVVNSGDNVEPENYLESASEDEQDSEDEKKHEKLLKDISSLGSVTKKRRLPERSEPSRKVSEFHLSAVKENEEQVGLSDLIGSLSNTDENRILKKKLDGMQKHSDTLDVPLPTPESQKIQRIIAFGQAKRDVCKWGPIVKKNREAEHLSFPLQQYTPPVPTLKRLGVNFKPRTPLEEEVAAVLSGSSHVLERDDKELTADEEKALQAMDLEEARERRKELQKFRVLQSYYEAKCRRIKRIKSKNYRRVRRRAEMRAGAKLIAEGEDVGDDEEADKVLEKAERMRIQERATLKHRNMSKWSRYLINKAKDSSQAKKLLQEELRFSRKLTEKRKPLPSETESDEEISETPAGATEEREGGKDDAPDKYGGLLTSKDNPWRLETAGSRPQPEAASSGVEHDSTARLHRLKEVKSEVANDNEDDDSGDDSEEMQSEDEFEVEMIKPTEKGRKKSGKEDGAVGIKRKSDIKSRKAGEKAKKRKKVTVKKIDKINGLAKESVDDEVGGCQTSAGEEVALLKRKRNKVEKKNLREKSKDQRNKKLVEKNISAKGTMDKAFGKSNLNQNGDANSCYGGKVESSKTVRSAANDIRVDPKKIFRIEDHGNEADETEGDSLQQRRIDIQRAFANDDVLEEFVKNKCDAEKAHQSEDIDMTLPGWGSWAGAGIAPSKGKKKFIKKADPAPPRKDRDLAHVIINEDKSKLLAQNQVTVVPYPYTHHVQFERSIRNPVGKHWNTSTAVEQLTKPRVSSMIGTIIDPIKVPKEIKNKKVEDKREKKKKQGTESSGIIIHN, encoded by the exons ATGGCGACCTCGATTGCCCTGAA GATTGCACCTGTGGTGAACAGCGGTGATAATGTTGAACCCGAAAATTACCTTGAAAGCGCCAGCGAAGACGAG CAGGACAGTGAAGATgagaaaaaacatgaaaaactcCTTAAGGATATCTCTTCTTTGGGATCTGTCACTAAGAAAAG ACGTTTGCCTGAAAGATCAGAACCAAGCAGGAAAGTGTCAGAATTTCATTTAAGTGCTGTGAAAG AGAATGAGGAGCAAGTTGGGTTGAGTGATCTTATTGGGTCATTAAGTAATACCGATGAAAATAGAATTCTCAAGAAAAAGTTG GATGGCATGCAGAAACATTCAGACACACTTGATGTCCCTTTGCCAACACCTGAAAGTCAGAAG ATTCAGCGTATCATTGCTTTTGGACAAGCTAAAAGAGATGTGTGCAAGTGGGGACCAAttgtaaagaaaaacagaGAG gctgaACATCTTTCATTCCCCCTGCAACAATACACGCCCCCTGTGCCAACTCTCAAAAGACTTGGAGTCAATTTCAAG CCCCGTACTCCGTTAGAGGAGGAAGTTGCTGCAGTGCTCAGTGGGAGTTCGCATGTTCTAGAACGTGACGATAAAGAGCTTACTGCAGATGAAGAGAAGGCTTTGCAGGCCATGGATTTGGAGGAG GCAAGGGAACGAAGAAAAGAGCTTCAGAAGTTCAGAGTGTTGCAGTCTTATTATGAAGCCAAATGCAGAAGGATAAAGAGAATCAAAAGCAAGAA TTATCGTCGGGTGAGAAGAAGAGCTGAAATGCGCGCAGGTGCAAAGTTGATTGCGGAGGGTGAGGATGTTGGCGATGATGAAGAAGCCGATAAAGTACTGGAAAAAGCTGAAAGAATGAGAATTCAG GAACGCGCTACATTAAAGCACAGGAACATGTCAAAATGGTCCAGATATTTGATAAACAAGGCAAAAGACAGCTCTCAG GCCAAAAAATTGCTTCAGGAGGAGCTTCGTTTCAGCCGCAAACTGACAGAGAAGAGAAAACCATTACCATCAGAAACAGAAAGCGATGAAGAGATTTCGGAGACTCCAGCAGGTGCAACTGAAGAACGAGAAGGTGGCAAAGATGATGCACCTGATAAATATGGCGGTCTCTTAACCTCGAAAGATAACCCATGGAGACTGGAAACTGCAGGCTCCAGGCCGCAGCCAGAAGCTGCATCATCTGGCGTGGAGCATG aTTCTACAGCGAGGCTTCACAGACTTAAAGAAGTCAAGAGTGAGGTAGCGAACGATAATGAGGACGACGATTCTGGAGATGATAGCGAAGAAATGCAGAGCGAGGACGAATTTGAAGTGGAAATGATAAAACCAacagaaaaaggaaggaaaaagtCCGGCAAAGAGGACGGTGCAGTGGGTATAAAGCGGAAATCTGACATCAAATCAAGAAAAGCAGGTGAGAAGgcaaagaagaggaagaaagtCACGGTCAAGAAAATTGATAAAATCAATGGGCTTGCTAAAGAGAGCGTCGACGATGAGGTAGGTGGTTGTCAGACTTCCGCTGGAGAGGAAGTTGCTCTGCTtaaaaggaagagaaacaaagtggaaaagaaaaacttgagAGAGAAATCGAAGGAtcaaaggaataaaaaattggttgaaaagaatatttcagctAAGGGCACAATGGATAAAGCTTTTGGAAAGAGTAACTTGAACCAAAACGGAGACGCAAACAGCTGTTATGGAGGGAAAGTAGAGAGTTCGAAAACTGTGAGAAGTGCAGCCAACGACATTCGCGTAGATCCAAAGAAAATATTCCGAATTGAAGATCACGGAAACGAAGCAGACGAGACTGAAGGTGATTCCCTCCAACAGAGGCGCATAGATATTCAGCGGGCGTTCGCTAATGACGATGTCTTGGAGGaatttgtgaaaaataagTGTGATGCTGAAAAAGCGCACCAATCAGAGGATATTGATATGACTCTCCCTGGCTGGGGTTCCTGGGCGGGCGCGGGTATTGCGCCTTCGAAGGggaaaaagaagtttatcaaGAAAGCAGACCCTGCCCCACCCCGAAAGGACAGAGATTTGGCTCATGTCATTATCAACGAGGACAAAAGCAAGTTGCTTGCCCAAAACCAG GTTACAGTGGTTCCATATCCATACACCCATCACGTGCAATTTGAACGGAGCATACGCAATCCCGTGGGAAAACACTGGAATACGAGCACTGCCGTCGAGCAACTCACCAAACCTCGTGTGTCCTCCATGATTGGAACGATTATAGATCCCATTAAAGTCccaaaagaaatcaaaaataaaaaggtcgaagacaaaagagagaagaagaagaagcaaggAACGGAGTCGTCTGGAATTATAATTCACAACTGA
- the LOC141883570 gene encoding uncharacterized protein LOC141883570, producing the protein MGISSFIKRLPVVWLWLVLVFLASGVIINIIQLLLLPLWLVNKNFFRLINLNVVYLHWCQLTFLAEWWSGLNIKLYGTKEDMAMLGKESAICFCNHRSDVDWLIGYTLADRVGVLATCKCYMKGYLKFLPIIGFSWWCTEFVFLGRNWQKDQKLLETSLETLKDFPFPFWLAVFAEGTRFTEAKRQASNEYARANGLPELKHHLLPRSRGFALTVQYFKGKVPAVYDFEVAFPKDGEPTLTRMLMGEGGEVHFWIRRIPLKEIPCSSIEATSDWCRKAFQDKDKGMSYFVEHGRFPAEIYEYPKKMRNLITCIIWNVVLCLPFLWYIISVLISGSVVSFLIAGTIALTGYIMIKILLHFSDSKKGSSFGLKSTKKQS; encoded by the exons ATGGGAATATCATCATTTATAAAGAGACTTCCAGTTGTATGGCTGTGGCTTGTGCTTGTATTTTTAGCCAGTGGTGTTATCATCAATATCATTCAACTGCTGTTGTTGCCATTGTGGcttgtaaataaaaatttctttcGATTGATCAACTTGAATGTGGTTTACCTTCATTGGTGCC AGTTGACTTTCCTAGCAGAATGGTGGTCTGGCCTCAATATTAAACTGTATGGAACAAAGGAAGATATGGCGATGTTAGGGAAGGAGAGtgctatttgtttttgtaaccATCGCAGCGATGTGGACTGGCTCATTGGCTATACCCTTGCAGACAGAGTTGGAGTATTGGCG ACATGCAAGTGTTACATGAAGGGCTATTTGAAGTTTCTACCAATCATTGGCTTTTCCTGGTGGTGCACTGAGTTCGTGTTTTTGGGTCGAAACTGGCAGAAGGATCAAAAACTATTAGAGACAAGTTTAGAGACACTAAAAGACTTTCCATTTCCATTTTGG CTTGCTGTATTTGCTGAAGGAACTCGCTTCACGGAGGCTAAGCGTCAGGCCAGTAATGAATATGCCCGTGCAAATGGCCTCCCAGAGTTGAAGCATCACTTGTTGCCTAGGTCTCGTGGATTTGCCCTGACTGTTCAGTACTTCAAGGGCAAAG TGCCTGCTGTTTATGACTTTGAAGTAGCATTTCCAAAGGATGGTGAGCCAACGCTAACGCGCATGCTCATGGGGGAGGGTGGTGAAGTGCATTTTTGGATAAG GAGGATCCCACTTAAAGAAATTCCATGTAGCAGTATTGAGGCTACTTCAGATTGGTGTAGAAAAGCCTTTCAAGATAAG GACAAAGGGATGAGCTACTTTGTGGAACATGGTCGATTTCCTGCCGAAATATACGAATATCCGAAAAAAATGAGGAATCTTATTACATGCATTATTTGGAACGTGGTGTTGtgtcttccttttctttggtACATTATTTCCGTTTTAATATCTGGCTCTGTTGTGTCATTTCTAATCGCAGGGACAATTGCTTTAACGG GGTACATCATGATCAAGATTCTTCTTCATTTTAGTGATTCCAAGAAAGGCAGCAGCTTTGGTCTGAAGTCAACCAAGAAACAAAGTTGA